One part of the Oceanihabitans sp. IOP_32 genome encodes these proteins:
- a CDS encoding DUF4175 family protein: MNHYNHIQTKLEQFISRYHVNALIRGTILFVAIGLLYFLFTLFIEYVLWLEPLARTILFWLFVSVELFLFIKFMVRPLTKLFKLQKGIDYSEAAKIIGAHFPEVNDKLLNIVQLKQEGEPSELLLASIEQKAIELKPIPFKLAVNFRESFRYLKYAAFPVLIILVTFLSGNSYVFSDSYKRVVDYKTAYEPPAPFQFFVVNTNLNAIENTDFKLQIKTQGNLIPESAKIVYNNETYILQQKEMGAFEYVFSQPTEDMEFVLTANGVTSKKYTLKVIEVPSILDFDMTLDFPKHTKKRLETINSSGNAVIPEGTVISWQVKTKTTDKVQLFSKDTLDFYADKANRFTLSKPVYSDFDYTLSTSNASLNNYENLGFSIKVVKDEYPELELMMKVDSLDLQTLYFHGQISDDYGFSKLQLVYYPTNEVSRKGLVNMPFSNSNIDHFITAFPNNLDIEAGVEYQLYFQVFDNDAINNFKSTKSRIFTYRKRTNTEEEQRLLKEQNQTITEFNSSLDKLQEQDKQLEELSKTQKEKSTLNFNDRKKLESFLKRQEQQDEMMKNFNKKLKDNLENFQKDNLKDDVFKEDLKKRLKENEAQLQEDEKLLEELKRLQKRINKEELSLKLDQLAKQNKNKKRSLEQLVELTKRFYVEKKLEKLKDDLLELANDQEKLSNRPNEDNTKEKQDALSAQFERFKEAMERLEKDTELLSKPIDIPRDKLDEREVDDEQNKASEALDKFEKGKSSDKDKSRAYNRFNDEKEKAKKSQKKAAQKMKEMSDKMQTSMAGGSANEMQEDAEMLRQILDNLLVFSFAQEDLMENFRAIEVNNNNYATLLRHQKSLKTHFEHVDDSLFALSLRQPKLSETVNKEISEVYYNIDKALDVFAENQMFQGISSQQFTITAANNLADFLSEVLDNMQESLSMSAGQGGDGDMQLPDIIMSQEALNKMMEEGMKKGKKGKEGQGEKNGAQGKEDKPGQSGNDVKQNGGFGNGFSEDLNGELFEIYRQQQELRKALETQLLKDGQGSKGRSNGLLKQMEEVELDLLNKGFTNETLQKMMALKHQLLKMKNASFQQGEDNKRESQTNVNQFENTSNNSIPSAKQYFNTTEILNRQSLPLHEIYKKRVKAYFKTKQ, encoded by the coding sequence TTGAATCATTATAATCATATACAAACCAAGTTAGAGCAGTTTATTAGCAGGTATCATGTTAATGCATTAATTCGTGGTACTATACTATTTGTGGCTATAGGATTACTGTATTTTTTGTTTACCCTCTTTATCGAATATGTGTTATGGTTGGAGCCTTTAGCACGCACCATATTATTTTGGCTATTTGTTAGCGTGGAGTTGTTTTTGTTTATCAAATTTATGGTAAGACCCTTAACTAAACTGTTTAAACTTCAAAAGGGTATAGATTATAGTGAAGCGGCGAAAATTATTGGTGCTCATTTTCCTGAGGTTAACGATAAACTTTTAAATATTGTTCAACTAAAACAGGAAGGCGAACCATCGGAATTATTACTAGCCAGTATCGAACAAAAGGCTATAGAATTAAAACCTATTCCCTTTAAACTTGCAGTTAATTTTCGGGAGAGTTTTAGGTACTTAAAATACGCTGCTTTTCCAGTACTTATTATTTTGGTGACTTTTTTGTCTGGAAATTCTTATGTATTTAGTGATAGCTACAAACGGGTGGTCGACTATAAAACGGCCTATGAGCCTCCGGCACCCTTTCAATTTTTTGTGGTGAATACCAATTTGAATGCTATTGAAAATACAGATTTTAAATTGCAGATTAAAACACAGGGCAACCTTATTCCAGAAAGTGCCAAAATTGTTTATAATAACGAAACCTATATTTTGCAACAAAAGGAAATGGGTGCTTTCGAATATGTGTTTTCTCAGCCTACTGAAGATATGGAATTCGTGTTGACGGCAAACGGGGTCACCTCAAAAAAATATACTTTAAAGGTTATAGAAGTACCGTCTATTTTAGATTTTGATATGACTTTAGACTTTCCGAAGCATACAAAAAAAAGGTTGGAAACCATTAATAGTTCTGGCAATGCTGTTATCCCGGAGGGCACGGTTATTTCTTGGCAGGTTAAAACAAAAACAACCGATAAAGTACAACTGTTTTCCAAAGATACTTTAGATTTTTATGCCGATAAAGCCAACCGATTTACCTTATCGAAACCCGTTTATTCCGACTTTGATTACACCCTAAGCACAAGTAATGCTAGCTTAAATAATTACGAGAATTTGGGCTTCTCCATTAAGGTGGTCAAGGACGAATATCCAGAACTTGAGCTCATGATGAAAGTAGATAGTTTAGATTTACAAACCCTGTATTTCCACGGTCAGATTAGTGACGATTACGGATTTTCGAAGTTGCAATTAGTGTATTATCCAACGAATGAAGTGTCTAGAAAGGGACTTGTGAATATGCCGTTTTCTAATTCCAATATAGACCATTTTATAACAGCTTTTCCTAATAATCTCGACATTGAAGCTGGGGTGGAGTATCAGTTGTATTTTCAAGTTTTTGACAATGATGCTATTAATAATTTTAAGTCGACTAAGAGTCGGATTTTCACCTATAGAAAGCGTACCAACACCGAAGAGGAACAGCGACTATTAAAAGAGCAAAACCAAACTATAACAGAATTTAATTCCTCTCTTGACAAGTTACAAGAACAGGATAAGCAGCTCGAAGAGTTATCTAAAACTCAAAAGGAAAAGTCGACTTTAAATTTTAACGATAGAAAGAAATTGGAATCATTTTTAAAGCGTCAAGAACAGCAAGATGAGATGATGAAAAACTTCAATAAGAAACTTAAAGATAATTTAGAGAATTTTCAAAAAGATAATTTAAAAGATGATGTTTTTAAGGAAGATTTAAAAAAGCGTTTAAAAGAAAATGAAGCACAATTACAAGAAGATGAAAAACTTTTGGAGGAGTTAAAGCGTTTACAAAAACGAATTAACAAAGAAGAGTTAAGTTTAAAATTAGATCAATTAGCCAAGCAAAATAAAAACAAGAAGCGAAGTTTGGAACAATTGGTAGAATTAACAAAGCGCTTTTATGTGGAAAAGAAGTTGGAGAAACTTAAGGACGATTTGCTTGAGCTTGCTAACGATCAAGAAAAACTTTCCAACCGGCCTAATGAAGACAATACAAAGGAAAAACAAGACGCATTAAGTGCGCAATTCGAACGGTTTAAGGAGGCTATGGAGCGGCTAGAAAAAGATACTGAGTTGTTGTCTAAGCCTATAGATATTCCGAGGGATAAGTTGGATGAAAGAGAAGTTGACGACGAACAAAATAAGGCGAGTGAGGCTTTAGACAAGTTTGAAAAAGGAAAAAGCTCAGATAAAGACAAGAGCCGAGCTTATAATAGGTTTAATGATGAAAAAGAGAAGGCTAAAAAGAGCCAAAAAAAAGCAGCTCAAAAAATGAAAGAAATGAGTGATAAAATGCAGACCTCTATGGCTGGTGGAAGTGCGAACGAGATGCAGGAGGATGCCGAAATGTTACGACAGATTTTAGATAATTTATTGGTGTTCTCTTTCGCCCAAGAAGACTTAATGGAAAATTTTAGAGCTATTGAAGTTAACAATAATAATTATGCCACACTGTTAAGGCATCAAAAAAGTTTAAAAACACATTTTGAGCATGTCGACGATAGTTTGTTTGCCTTGTCTTTACGCCAACCAAAATTATCGGAAACGGTGAATAAAGAAATCTCGGAGGTGTATTATAATATCGATAAGGCTTTAGATGTCTTCGCCGAAAACCAAATGTTTCAGGGTATTTCTAGTCAACAATTTACCATAACTGCGGCTAATAACTTGGCCGACTTTTTAAGTGAGGTTTTAGATAATATGCAAGAAAGCTTGAGCATGTCGGCTGGACAAGGTGGCGACGGAGATATGCAATTACCTGATATTATTATGAGTCAGGAAGCCCTTAATAAAATGATGGAGGAAGGCATGAAAAAAGGTAAAAAGGGTAAAGAAGGTCAAGGTGAAAAAAACGGAGCGCAGGGTAAAGAAGATAAGCCGGGTCAATCTGGTAACGATGTGAAACAAAACGGAGGATTTGGTAACGGCTTTAGCGAGGATTTAAATGGCGAATTGTTTGAAATTTACCGTCAACAACAGGAGTTAAGAAAGGCTTTAGAAACACAGTTATTAAAGGATGGGCAGGGCAGTAAAGGGCGCAGTAATGGCTTGTTAAAGCAGATGGAAGAGGTAGAATTAGATTTATTAAATAAGGGCTTTACTAATGAAACCCTTCAAAAAATGATGGCCTTAAAACATCAGTTGTTAAAAATGAAAAATGCCAGCTTTCAACAAGGAGAAGATAATAAGCGGGAGTCGCAAACGAATGTAAATCAGTTCGAGAATACGAGTAATAATTCTATACCATCTGCTAAACAATATTTTAATACGACTGAAATATTAAACAGACAAAGCTTACCTTTGCACGAAATTTACAAAAAACGTGTAAAGGCATATTTTAAAACTAAGCAATGA
- the ybeY gene encoding rRNA maturation RNase YbeY yields the protein MINFNYETNFSLENEDAIKAWISKTIRAENRVEGEINYVFCDDDYLHKLNVEFLDHDTLTDIISFDYSVGNTINGDVFISVERVRDNAKDFKTSFQDELNRVIIHGILHYCGYKDKSAEEEKLMRGKEDDYLAKMGV from the coding sequence ATGATTAATTTTAATTACGAGACTAATTTTTCACTAGAAAATGAAGATGCTATAAAGGCTTGGATATCGAAAACCATCAGGGCTGAAAACCGTGTTGAAGGTGAAATTAATTATGTGTTTTGTGACGATGATTATCTACATAAATTAAATGTAGAGTTTCTGGATCACGACACCTTAACAGATATAATTAGTTTTGATTATTCGGTTGGGAACACGATTAATGGCGATGTATTTATATCGGTAGAACGTGTAAGGGATAATGCTAAAGATTTTAAAACTAGTTTTCAAGACGAACTTAACCGTGTGATTATTCACGGTATTTTGCATTATTGTGGTTATAAAGACAAGAGTGCAGAAGAAGAAAAATTAATGCGAGGTAAAGAGGATGATTATCTAGCGAAGATGGGAGTTTGA
- the gltX gene encoding glutamate--tRNA ligase — protein MTNNVRVRFAPSPTGPLHIGGVRTALFNYLFAKKHNGTFILRIEDTDQNRFVEGAEQYIIDALNWCGMPYDEGPNKNEKFGPYRQSERKDLYKKYADELIASGNAYYAFDTAESLDFHRKDHEAKGKTFIYNWHNRLKLNNSLSLSAEETQAKLEAGEAYVIRFKSPQDETLHLNDIIRGAITIDTNILDDKVLFKSDGMPTYHLANIVDDHLMEITHVIRGEEWLPSLALHYQLYNAFGWETPEFAHLPLILKPTGKGKLSKRDGDKLGFPVFPLEWTDPKTNETSRGYKEDGYFPEAMVNFLAFLGWNPGTEQELFSMEALIQAFDLKRVNKGGARFDPDKTKWFNHQYMQEQHDEQLAELFKDKHIELADIDINYIAMVVGLIKERATFVSDFWDLSHFFFVAPQSYDEKASKKAFKEGTKALMTELVSLINNIEDFTVENLQTTIKDWITSNEIGFGKVMMPLRLALVGALHGPEVFDIMYMIGKAETLKRIESMTETL, from the coding sequence ATGACAAACAACGTTCGTGTGCGCTTTGCACCAAGTCCTACAGGACCTTTACATATTGGCGGCGTTCGTACCGCACTTTTTAACTATTTATTCGCTAAAAAACACAACGGTACTTTTATTTTAAGAATAGAAGATACCGATCAAAACCGTTTTGTTGAAGGGGCAGAACAATACATCATAGATGCCTTAAATTGGTGCGGGATGCCATATGATGAAGGCCCGAATAAAAACGAAAAATTTGGTCCTTACAGACAAAGCGAACGCAAAGATTTATACAAAAAATATGCCGATGAATTGATTGCTTCGGGAAATGCCTACTACGCTTTCGATACTGCCGAATCATTAGATTTTCATAGAAAAGATCATGAGGCTAAGGGTAAAACCTTTATTTACAATTGGCATAATCGCTTAAAATTAAACAATTCGCTATCGCTTTCTGCGGAAGAAACACAGGCTAAATTAGAAGCTGGTGAAGCATACGTTATCCGGTTTAAATCGCCGCAAGATGAAACGCTTCATTTAAACGATATTATAAGAGGGGCTATCACTATTGATACCAATATTTTAGACGATAAAGTCTTGTTTAAAAGTGATGGTATGCCCACCTATCACCTAGCCAATATTGTAGACGATCATTTAATGGAAATTACCCATGTAATTCGCGGTGAAGAATGGTTACCAAGTTTGGCTCTGCACTACCAATTGTATAACGCTTTTGGTTGGGAGACTCCAGAATTTGCCCATTTACCATTAATACTAAAACCAACAGGAAAAGGTAAATTAAGCAAGCGTGATGGCGATAAACTAGGTTTCCCTGTGTTTCCATTAGAATGGACCGACCCAAAAACTAACGAAACGTCGAGAGGTTATAAAGAAGACGGTTATTTTCCTGAAGCCATGGTAAATTTTTTGGCCTTTTTAGGATGGAACCCAGGCACAGAACAAGAACTATTTTCAATGGAAGCACTTATACAGGCATTCGATTTAAAACGCGTGAATAAAGGCGGAGCTCGTTTCGATCCCGATAAAACGAAATGGTTTAATCATCAGTACATGCAAGAACAACATGATGAGCAACTGGCGGAATTATTTAAAGATAAGCATATCGAATTGGCAGACATCGATATCAATTATATCGCCATGGTTGTGGGTTTAATAAAAGAGCGAGCTACCTTTGTTTCAGATTTTTGGGACTTGAGCCACTTCTTTTTTGTTGCCCCACAGTCTTACGACGAAAAAGCATCAAAAAAAGCCTTTAAAGAAGGGACTAAAGCCTTAATGACCGAACTAGTTAGCCTTATAAATAACATTGAAGATTTTACAGTCGAGAACCTTCAAACTACCATAAAAGACTGGATAACCAGTAACGAGATTGGCTTCGGTAAAGTTATGATGCCATTGCGTTTAGCACTGGTTGGAGCATTACACGGCCCAGAAGTTTTTGATATCATGTATATGATTGGCAAAGCCGAAACCCTTAAACGTATTGAGAGCATGACGGAAACATTGTAA